A window of Phyllopteryx taeniolatus isolate TA_2022b chromosome 19, UOR_Ptae_1.2, whole genome shotgun sequence contains these coding sequences:
- the LOC133469303 gene encoding protein PFC0760c-like, whose translation MEGQGDGRHNGPNCYRIPLPIGNGARNMETLGLRVFILNQEIIFSIHAMIRPPDNDVIDNDGNNEDNDEDDYIEDNEDDNDDEEQIDDDNNIEDNDQEENIEDNENIEDDEEDVTEDSDGDADVEDNDAEMEEHHEYHADNNNMNDMHMNDENAVLLFRIRVRPLQHGDVFDDIFLELRLVNNDDFDEIDNNEDQNGEVNEENIEDDQNIDEDDGFENVVNAVNNTDDEDNNCNNNEDPEENDCNNDEGFEDFDNEIENIEGRSVIGNVVNEKSKHFHPGVYQDLDDPLPGPSRERSIEDEDDETSRGKQFQWWDDCNSDSFSDNIHEDDDYHRCCTAKQRSSDDVDSQDDRWGKKTRKKNFISKSEDEDFAFCSSDHDADEDLPPESSRKRPRGEGGHPSETGRREKRFRHSNTSGSDLDEVQPDVRPGSSSNRLRDNQDEETKDSEK comes from the exons ATGGAAGGACAAGGGGACGGACGGCACAACGGTCCAAATT GCTACCGTATTCCACTGCCAATAGGAAACGGCGCACGGAATATGGAAACCCTTGGGCTAAgggttttcattttaaatcagGAGATCATCTTTTCCATACACGCCATGATAAGGCCACCCGATAATGACGTCATCGACAACGACGGCAACAACGAAGACAACGACGAGGACGACTATATTGAAGACAACGAGGACGATAACGATGACGAGGAACAGATCGATGACGACAATAACATCGAAGACAATGATCAGGAAGAAAACATCGAGGATAATGAGAATATTGAAGACGACGAAGAGGACGTTACCGAAGACAGCGACGGCGATGCCGACGTTGAAGACAACGACGCCGAAATGGAAGAGCATCACGAATACCACGCAGACAACAACAATATGAACGACATGCACATGAATGACGAGAATGCCGTGCTCCTCTTCAGAATCCGCGTAAGGCCGCTGCAACACGGCGACGTATTTGACGACATTTTCCTTGAATTGCGTTTGGTGAACAACGACGACTTTGACGAGATCGACAACAACGAAGACCAAAACGGCGAAGTCAACGAGGAGAACATCGAGGACGACCAGAATATTGATGAAGACGACGGTTTTGAAAATGTCGTCAATGCCGTCAATAATACAGACGATGAAGACAACAATTGTAATAACAATGAAGATCCTGAAGAGAATGACTGTAATAACGATGAAGGTTTTGAAGACTTTGACAATGAAATCGAAAATATTGAAGGTCGTAGTGTCATTGGCAATGTTGTCAATGAAAAGAGTAAACATTTCCACCCTGGAGTCTACCAAGACTTGGACGATCCTTTGCCAGGACCGTCAAGGGAGAGGTCTATagaggatgaagatgatgagaCGAGCAGGGGCAAACAATTCCAGTGGTGGGATGATTGCAATTCGGACAGTTTTTCTGATAACATTCATGAAGACGATGACTACCACCGCTGTTGTACAGCCAAGCAAAGGTCAAGCGACGACGTAGATTCACAAGACGacagatgggggaaaaaaacgcggaaaaaaaacttcatatCAAAATCGGAAGACGAGGACTTTGCCTTTTGTTCGAGTGATCATGATGCAGACGAGGACCTCCCGCCTGAATCCTCGAGGAAGAGGCCGCGAGGAGAAGGAGGACATCCGTCCGAAACAGGAAGACGGGAGAAGCGTTTTCGACACAGCAACACCTCCGGTAGCGACTTGGATGAAGTCCAACCAGATGTTCGGCCTGGATCGTCCTCAAACAGGTTGAGAGACAATCAAGATGAAGAAACTAAGGACAGCGAGAAATAA